One Gemmatimonadota bacterium DNA window includes the following coding sequences:
- a CDS encoding metallophosphoesterase family protein: MKIAVFADVHSNLDALETVLDHIDRWRPDRVLCAGDIINRGPKPRECTERVVTRALAEDWGMIYGNHERYVLKYGRGNLPDRGPEFEIIRHAKWTYDQLAGTDCLVERLEALPFQWSMTDEAGNEFRMVHASMLGDRKGIFPDDTEASLREKIAPAPKVLVVGHTHRPLIRTVDDALVVNVGAVGAPFDRDPRAAYAQMTCEAGAWKAEIIRLEYDRERAIARFHESGYLEDSGDFARLILAEFRKARSLIPGWYRAYEERVMGGEISLKASVDRYLEDCMIDG; the protein is encoded by the coding sequence ATGAAGATCGCCGTTTTCGCCGACGTACACAGCAACCTGGACGCGCTGGAAACCGTCCTGGATCATATCGACCGCTGGCGTCCCGACAGGGTACTGTGCGCGGGCGACATCATCAACCGGGGGCCGAAGCCCCGTGAGTGCACTGAACGCGTTGTGACCCGTGCCCTGGCGGAAGACTGGGGCATGATCTATGGGAACCACGAACGGTACGTGCTGAAGTACGGAAGGGGAAACCTGCCCGACCGCGGTCCTGAATTCGAGATCATCCGGCATGCGAAGTGGACGTACGATCAACTGGCCGGCACGGACTGCCTGGTCGAACGCCTCGAAGCGCTGCCCTTTCAGTGGTCCATGACCGATGAGGCGGGGAACGAATTCCGCATGGTGCACGCATCCATGCTGGGAGACCGCAAAGGGATCTTCCCCGATGATACCGAAGCATCGCTGCGCGAGAAAATCGCTCCGGCGCCGAAGGTGCTGGTGGTGGGGCACACGCACCGGCCCCTGATCCGGACCGTGGACGATGCCCTGGTCGTCAACGTGGGCGCGGTGGGCGCGCCATTCGACCGGGACCCCCGCGCGGCTTACGCTCAGATGACGTGCGAGGCCGGTGCGTGGAAGGCGGAGATCATCCGGCTCGAATACGACCGCGAACGGGCGATCGCGCGCTTTCACGAATCCGGCTACCTGGAGGACAGCGGAGATTTCGCCAGGCTCATCCTCGCCGAGTTCCGCAAGGCCCGGTCCCTTATTCCGGGTTGGTACCGCGCCTACGAAGAGCGGGTGATGGGCGGTGAGATTTCGCTGAAGGCGTCGGTGGACCGTTACCTGGAAGACTGCATGATCGACGGCTGA
- a CDS encoding sulfatase gives MPKNIVVLITDTFRHDNLGNRAERPVRTPELDRFAAERATEITKAHMGSFPTIPHRTDFATGVTGWPHYGWQPIDLSGPNHAGRMLGEQGYATQLICDCPHLFKARFTDGFDAAYQNRGQEGDRPLLHLNDPIKRVVQDDKTRVHPRYRGHTLVNQHRWINHYYRYESDVFSARTAQTAVRWLEENDESSPFFLWVDFFDPHEPWDPPEYMVRRYDPDYTGPPMLHPNYGPSSAYTPEELHNLWAHYAAETELVDRHIGQVLQKIDDLGLWDDTIVTVMSDHGMSIGEHDRTGKSNIEEDDGSFWPIYPEIGHVMLMLAGGDVPRGAQLPLITQTIDLFPSLCDLAGVSVDPPKPFDGISCAEAVLEGRTTHREYAVSACNIAEPSGGLPRRATTPFLVTDRWGYAPVGADGRPELYDLQKDRLAQQNIATGNEAVLDDLHNLFLAHLADHHAPEEVTALWSKAGGSGNLEGKWAIDYPGE, from the coding sequence ATGCCGAAGAACATCGTCGTACTCATTACGGATACCTTCCGCCACGACAACCTGGGAAACCGTGCGGAGCGGCCCGTGCGAACGCCGGAACTCGACCGTTTCGCCGCGGAACGGGCGACGGAGATCACAAAGGCCCACATGGGCAGTTTCCCCACGATCCCCCATCGCACCGATTTCGCGACGGGGGTCACCGGTTGGCCCCATTACGGCTGGCAACCCATCGATTTGAGCGGACCCAACCATGCGGGCAGGATGCTCGGCGAACAGGGTTACGCCACGCAGTTGATCTGCGACTGTCCCCACCTGTTCAAGGCCCGCTTCACCGACGGCTTCGACGCGGCGTACCAGAACCGGGGCCAGGAGGGCGACAGGCCGCTGCTCCACCTCAACGACCCCATAAAACGCGTCGTCCAGGACGACAAAACCCGCGTGCACCCGCGCTATCGGGGCCATACACTCGTCAACCAGCACCGCTGGATCAACCACTATTATCGTTACGAATCCGACGTCTTCTCCGCCCGGACCGCGCAGACCGCCGTTCGCTGGCTCGAAGAAAACGACGAGTCCTCCCCGTTCTTCCTGTGGGTGGACTTCTTCGATCCCCACGAACCCTGGGACCCGCCGGAATACATGGTGCGGCGTTACGACCCCGATTACACGGGGCCGCCCATGCTGCACCCGAACTACGGACCGTCGTCGGCCTACACGCCGGAGGAACTGCATAACCTGTGGGCCCATTATGCGGCGGAGACGGAACTGGTGGACCGCCATATCGGCCAGGTCCTGCAGAAGATCGACGACCTGGGTCTCTGGGACGATACCATCGTGACCGTCATGTCGGACCACGGCATGTCCATCGGCGAACACGACCGGACCGGCAAGTCCAACATCGAAGAGGACGACGGGAGTTTCTGGCCCATCTACCCGGAGATCGGCCACGTCATGCTGATGCTGGCCGGTGGCGACGTGCCCCGCGGTGCGCAACTCCCCCTGATTACGCAGACGATCGACCTTTTCCCGAGTCTCTGCGACCTGGCCGGCGTATCGGTCGACCCGCCGAAACCCTTCGACGGGATCTCCTGCGCCGAGGCCGTGCTGGAAGGCCGGACTACCCATCGCGAGTACGCGGTCAGCGCCTGCAATATCGCGGAACCGTCGGGCGGCCTGCCCCGGCGCGCCACGACGCCCTTCCTCGTTACGGACCGTTGGGGCTACGCACCCGTCGGAGCAGACGGACGACCCGAGCTCTACGACCTGCAGAAGGACCGTCTGGCCCAGCAGAACATCGCCACCGGCAACGAGGCTGTCCTGGATGACCTGCACAACCTGTTCCTGGCTCACCTGGCGGATCACCACGCTCCGGAAGAGGTGACCGCCCTCTGGAGCAAGGCGGGCGGAAGCGGGAACCTCGAGGGTAAATGGGCCATAGACTACCCCGGGGAATAG
- a CDS encoding phosphotransferase, producing MEAVDDYTRFEKLVHRFDPHARLKHHRSLPGGYSADVTVLEIEAGDGTSRKLIHRLHGEVDLQQNPNVAADEFRVLQLTHAAGLATPAPVYLDATDPLFPTPSLVLEYAEGVTDLKPSDPAEYVMQMARELARIHRMDTAGRDISFLLRLEDECASAVGRPPDAPGVTAGERELIEMLAPCWPLPRSNTPVVLHGDYWPGNTLWQDGHLTAVIDWEDTRRGDPLFDVSNARFEILMLFGAEIMDTFTHHYETLNPVDTGCLPWWDVYTAFRVVNKLDFLATEERDESLIRADHQWFVEQARSRIGTCRGTHQPKK from the coding sequence ATGGAAGCGGTCGACGATTATACCCGATTTGAAAAGCTCGTCCATCGATTCGATCCGCACGCCAGGCTGAAGCACCATCGCAGCCTGCCCGGCGGCTACTCGGCCGATGTGACCGTCCTGGAAATCGAAGCCGGAGACGGTACGTCGAGAAAGCTCATTCACCGGTTGCACGGCGAGGTGGACCTCCAGCAGAACCCGAACGTGGCCGCGGATGAGTTCCGCGTGCTGCAACTGACCCACGCCGCGGGGCTGGCCACGCCCGCCCCGGTCTATCTGGACGCAACGGATCCCCTTTTTCCCACGCCCTCCCTTGTGCTGGAATATGCCGAGGGGGTTACCGATCTGAAGCCCAGCGATCCGGCGGAGTACGTGATGCAGATGGCCCGGGAACTGGCCAGGATACACCGGATGGACACGGCCGGCCGGGATATTTCCTTTCTTCTGCGGTTGGAGGATGAATGCGCTTCGGCGGTCGGGAGGCCGCCGGATGCTCCCGGCGTTACCGCGGGCGAACGCGAACTGATCGAAATGCTCGCGCCGTGCTGGCCGCTTCCCCGCAGCAATACGCCGGTTGTCCTGCACGGCGACTACTGGCCGGGGAATACCCTCTGGCAGGATGGACATCTCACGGCGGTCATCGACTGGGAGGACACCCGGCGGGGGGACCCGCTCTTCGACGTTTCGAACGCCCGGTTCGAGATCCTGATGCTCTTCGGCGCCGAAATCATGGATACCTTCACCCACCACTACGAAACCCTGAATCCTGTGGACACCGGATGCCTTCCCTGGTGGGATGTCTATACAGCGTTTCGCGTAGTGAACAAACTTGACTTTCTCGCCACGGAGGAACGGGACGAATCCCTGATACGCGCCGACCATCAGTGGTTCGTCGAGCAGGCCCGCAGCCGCATTGGAACGTGCCGGGGCACGCATCAACCGAAAAAATAG
- a CDS encoding fumarylacetoacetate hydrolase family protein produces the protein MSYRIRFLPAVVLFIGAALWMITPGTARSQVSDQPDTPFKLATFEATGTIRIGMAVRADQAGEADQVRLMDLHEANAYVTRQLGLPVVSIPKEMRALIEQYDAVSNRMYTIANYMGADNRLSNPDLPFVFDPENVSFKAPIKYPYNLLAAAANYRAHADEMEESAIGGAGFTAVEVDVDAEEPYFFAKSPRSTIIDPGEPYYVPKDVNIDWEVELAIIIGRPALDLTLENAHDYVFGYSIVFDVSRRGGAGLKPINRMFPGPNWFNGKSSDRAAPFGPYIVPKEFIQHDDLEIKTWVNGVIKQDSNTSYMIYDEAHMIRYLTSVQTLYPGDVIATGTPDGVGRARNPPEYLQPGDVVEMEIEGIGRLVTPMEAKP, from the coding sequence ATGTCGTACCGGATACGATTTCTGCCGGCCGTCGTCCTGTTCATAGGCGCCGCGCTATGGATGATCACACCGGGCACGGCCCGGTCCCAGGTATCGGACCAGCCGGACACGCCCTTCAAGCTCGCCACCTTCGAGGCCACGGGAACGATCCGCATCGGCATGGCGGTCCGGGCGGACCAGGCGGGCGAAGCGGACCAGGTAAGGCTGATGGACCTGCATGAGGCGAATGCTTATGTCACCCGCCAGCTTGGATTGCCCGTGGTATCCATTCCCAAGGAAATGCGCGCGCTGATCGAGCAGTACGACGCCGTTTCCAACCGCATGTACACGATCGCGAACTACATGGGAGCGGATAACCGCCTGTCGAACCCGGACCTGCCCTTTGTATTCGATCCGGAGAACGTCTCATTCAAAGCGCCGATCAAGTATCCCTACAACCTGCTGGCGGCCGCGGCAAACTACCGGGCCCACGCGGACGAGATGGAGGAATCGGCCATCGGAGGCGCGGGTTTCACCGCCGTTGAAGTGGACGTGGACGCCGAAGAACCCTATTTCTTCGCCAAGTCGCCAAGATCCACCATCATCGATCCGGGCGAACCCTACTACGTGCCGAAGGACGTGAACATCGACTGGGAAGTCGAACTGGCCATCATCATCGGCAGACCGGCCCTGGACCTGACCCTCGAAAACGCCCACGACTATGTCTTCGGTTACAGCATCGTGTTCGACGTCAGTCGCAGGGGCGGCGCAGGACTAAAGCCGATCAACCGCATGTTCCCCGGTCCGAACTGGTTCAATGGCAAGAGCAGCGACCGCGCCGCCCCATTCGGGCCCTACATCGTGCCCAAGGAGTTCATCCAACATGACGATCTCGAAATAAAGACCTGGGTCAACGGCGTAATCAAGCAGGACAGCAACACCAGCTACATGATCTACGATGAAGCGCACATGATCCGGTATTTGACCTCCGTCCAGACCCTCTATCCGGGCGACGTGATCGCCACGGGCACGCCGGACGGCGTGGGCCGCGCCCGGAATCCGCCCGAATACCTCCAGCCGGGCGACGTGGTGGAAATGGAGATCGAGGGTATCGGCCGGCTCGTCACACCCATGGAAGCCAAGCCATGA
- a CDS encoding PQQ-binding-like beta-propeller repeat protein, which yields MRFAAPFNLHHGRQRVMSRFSPLFRWTPPVIALAMAITVLASCEPAAQRAPGKIIPVEQPDSEWRMLGRDLAYTRYSPLDQINADNVDRLEVAWRWKQDNFGPRPEYYAQPVPIYVGGMLYSTAGTRRSAMAIEPETGETMWTYRPVEDEERWATAPRRNSGRGVSFWTDGQGDNRVILITRGFYLVALDAQSGIPVAEFGNNGVVDMMEGWRNAENVTPVGNLANTSPATVVGDIILVPPALAAGFRPRSMTNSPGDVVAYDARTGAVLWKFKVIPDDGEEGAETWEQNSRSYTGNAGVWTSISADTELGYAYLPVEAPTNDYYGGHRLGDNLYANSLVAVDYTTGEKIWHFQIVHHDIWDYDNPAAPILADVTIDGEPRKIVIQNTKQGYSYVFDRVTGEPIWDMPETDVPATDVPGDRASPTQPIPVKPAPWEHQGISQDDLVDFTPEVRQEAINLMANHRYGPLYQPPSLAEAPDGTIGTIQIPGANGGVNWNMTCLDPVTGVNFIPSNTSISKLALRAPDPEESDMDYFSAGLRAPRVFGQIPLVRPPWGRITAVDMNTGDHVWMAPNGDTPQAIKDLPELAGVDLPRTGKATRIGSLVTSTLLFAGEGFGGDPYLHAYDKATGEVVASIELPAAQSGMPMTYMHNDVQYLIMTVGASGHAAELIALKLGEEPEAEEGE from the coding sequence ATGCGATTCGCAGCACCATTCAACCTGCATCATGGGAGGCAGCGTGTGATGAGTAGATTTTCCCCCTTGTTTCGATGGACGCCGCCGGTGATCGCGCTGGCCATGGCGATCACGGTATTAGCATCCTGCGAACCCGCGGCACAAAGGGCGCCGGGAAAGATTATCCCGGTGGAGCAGCCTGATAGCGAATGGCGCATGCTGGGCCGCGACCTGGCCTACACGCGCTATTCCCCGCTGGACCAGATCAACGCGGACAATGTGGACCGCCTCGAGGTAGCCTGGCGATGGAAGCAGGACAATTTCGGCCCACGTCCCGAATACTATGCCCAACCGGTGCCTATCTACGTGGGGGGCATGCTTTATTCCACGGCAGGTACACGGCGCAGCGCCATGGCCATCGAGCCTGAAACCGGCGAGACGATGTGGACCTACCGCCCCGTGGAGGACGAAGAACGCTGGGCAACGGCTCCTCGGCGAAATTCCGGGCGCGGCGTCTCGTTCTGGACCGACGGACAGGGCGACAACCGGGTCATCCTGATCACCCGGGGCTTCTACCTTGTGGCCCTCGACGCCCAATCGGGCATCCCGGTGGCCGAATTCGGCAACAACGGCGTAGTCGACATGATGGAAGGCTGGCGCAACGCGGAAAACGTCACGCCCGTCGGCAACCTGGCCAACACGTCTCCCGCGACGGTCGTGGGGGACATCATCCTCGTTCCGCCGGCCCTCGCCGCGGGATTCCGGCCCCGATCGATGACCAACTCGCCGGGTGACGTCGTAGCCTACGACGCGCGCACCGGTGCGGTCCTCTGGAAGTTCAAGGTCATTCCGGACGATGGCGAGGAAGGCGCGGAGACCTGGGAGCAGAATTCGAGATCCTATACTGGGAACGCCGGCGTGTGGACCTCCATCTCCGCCGACACCGAACTGGGCTATGCCTATCTGCCCGTAGAGGCGCCGACGAACGACTATTACGGCGGGCATCGCCTGGGTGACAACCTGTACGCGAACAGCCTGGTGGCCGTGGATTATACGACGGGCGAGAAGATCTGGCATTTCCAGATCGTCCATCACGACATCTGGGACTATGACAATCCCGCCGCGCCTATCCTGGCCGACGTGACCATCGACGGCGAGCCGCGCAAGATCGTGATCCAGAACACCAAGCAGGGCTATTCCTACGTCTTCGACCGGGTCACCGGCGAACCTATCTGGGACATGCCCGAGACCGACGTCCCCGCGACGGACGTACCGGGCGACCGGGCTTCACCTACGCAGCCAATACCCGTGAAGCCTGCCCCCTGGGAACACCAGGGTATCAGCCAGGACGACCTGGTGGACTTCACCCCGGAGGTGCGCCAGGAGGCGATCAACCTGATGGCCAACCACCGGTACGGACCGCTTTACCAGCCGCCTTCGCTCGCGGAAGCGCCGGACGGTACCATCGGCACGATCCAGATCCCGGGCGCGAACGGCGGGGTCAACTGGAACATGACCTGCCTCGACCCGGTCACCGGCGTGAATTTCATACCGTCCAACACCAGCATTTCTAAACTGGCGTTACGGGCGCCGGATCCTGAAGAATCGGACATGGACTACTTCTCGGCCGGCCTGAGAGCGCCGCGCGTCTTCGGCCAGATCCCGCTGGTCAGGCCGCCCTGGGGACGGATCACCGCGGTCGACATGAACACGGGCGATCACGTCTGGATGGCGCCGAACGGCGATACTCCGCAGGCCATCAAGGACTTGCCTGAGCTGGCGGGCGTCGATCTGCCCCGGACCGGCAAGGCCACCCGGATCGGTTCCCTGGTGACGAGCACGCTGCTCTTCGCCGGCGAGGGCTTCGGGGGAGATCCCTATCTCCACGCCTACGACAAGGCGACGGGCGAAGTCGTCGCGTCGATCGAACTCCCGGCGGCCCAGAGCGGCATGCCCATGACCTACATGCACAATGACGTGCAATACCTCATCATGACCGTCGGCGCCAGTGGCCATGCCGCCGAACTGATCGCGTTGAAACTGGGCGAGGAACCCGAAGCCGAAGAAGGCGAATAG
- a CDS encoding DUF1080 domain-containing protein, whose amino-acid sequence MKRYIWSLAAAAVIAACMQGTAAAQDNMLTEAEQEAGWKLLFDGQTLLGWTHRGGTAIWAVEDGMLTGEATGGPGYIGSYDEFTNFELSVQFNQDAGHNSGVFVRGPHDTGARVNQYSFYEINIADTHGSGYTTGSIVALAKYEPPPKTEGQWNTMVITADGRDITVMLNGEEAVKIQDSSHYSGVVVLQAFGQGKIRFKNVKIRSLD is encoded by the coding sequence ATGAAACGCTACATCTGGAGCCTGGCGGCCGCCGCCGTGATCGCGGCCTGCATGCAGGGCACGGCGGCCGCGCAGGACAATATGCTGACCGAAGCGGAGCAGGAGGCGGGCTGGAAGCTGCTGTTCGACGGCCAGACCCTCCTGGGCTGGACCCACCGCGGCGGTACCGCCATCTGGGCGGTGGAAGACGGCATGCTCACAGGGGAAGCGACGGGTGGCCCGGGATACATCGGGTCCTACGACGAGTTCACCAATTTCGAACTGAGCGTGCAGTTCAACCAGGACGCCGGACATAACAGCGGCGTTTTCGTCCGTGGACCGCACGATACCGGGGCAAGGGTGAACCAGTATTCCTTCTACGAGATCAATATCGCGGATACCCATGGCTCGGGCTACACCACCGGCAGCATCGTGGCGCTGGCCAAGTACGAACCGCCGCCGAAGACCGAAGGCCAGTGGAATACCATGGTCATCACCGCCGACGGACGTGACATTACGGTCATGCTGAACGGGGAAGAAGCCGTCAAGATCCAGGATTCCTCTCATTACAGCGGCGTCGTCGTGCTGCAGGCCTTCGGCCAGGGCAAAATCCGGTTCAAGAACGTCAAGATTCGTTCATTGGATTAG
- a CDS encoding TonB-dependent receptor, with the protein MKTILPACCVLFLHLLLHPLLHPLPAHAWPQSTPDTTEVAVDHVLQPIEVTATRYIREILDIPYAVDRVDRDEIQRAEPGLSLEESVRGLPGIIVNNRNNVSQGDRISIRGLGSRASFGVRGVKLVLDGIPLTMADGQSQLNNLDLTSAGQIEVLRGPSSSLYGNAAGGVIQIRTEEAPDRPLEVTPRFITGSHGLRRMQGKAAGTAGGSRFLVNFNTLWFDGFRDHAFARSTGINTVGKRMIDDTWIITAVANYYNAPYQYNPSSLDKATAESDPASARAFVQRQGASKEVRQFQGGLSLRYEAPGAEGEITVFGMGRTLFNPIPGRIIDLDRKAGGIRGVYSRESGIGNGGFRMTAGLDLEIQRDERHEYGNGGIPGDLVGTLDDARVFDEISRGDKRLDQDEGVDGFGPFVEIEWSPDPDVSVTAGGRYDRFRYEATDRFLSDGTDDSGTRNMAQFSPHLGVAFRPTPLTAVYGNFSTAFQTPTTTELSNQPTQAGGFNPDLEPERIRGFEAGIKGFVPDAGLAYDAALFTFGIRNMLLPFQIDNPETDEVFYRNAGKTRNRGIELKLTWSPLPPVNLALAYTGMQFRFDDFEVEREVDGSTSRYQLSDNEVPGVPPHHLFAGFTYTHPGNGAFVELNAQWTAEYYANDFNGPAPGNGKPVSDFVNDGYGLVDLRAGITYLGEMVGGVLFAGVNNLFDTRYNGSIVPNAFGDRFFEPAAGRTWYVGLGLPIGAGSR; encoded by the coding sequence ATGAAAACGATTCTCCCAGCCTGCTGTGTCCTCTTTCTGCATCTGTTACTGCATCCGTTGCTGCATCCGCTTCCCGCCCACGCCTGGCCGCAGTCGACTCCGGACACCACCGAAGTTGCCGTAGATCACGTCCTTCAACCCATTGAAGTCACCGCTACCCGCTACATCCGGGAGATCCTCGACATCCCTTATGCCGTGGACCGGGTGGACCGGGACGAGATCCAGCGCGCCGAACCCGGGCTGTCCCTGGAGGAAAGCGTCCGCGGACTTCCGGGCATCATCGTAAACAACCGAAACAACGTTTCCCAGGGCGACCGGATCAGCATCCGCGGCCTGGGCAGCCGGGCGTCCTTCGGCGTGCGCGGGGTGAAGCTGGTGCTGGACGGCATTCCGCTGACCATGGCCGACGGCCAGTCACAGCTCAACAACCTCGATCTCACCTCGGCGGGGCAGATCGAAGTACTGCGCGGTCCCAGTTCCTCGCTTTACGGCAACGCGGCAGGCGGTGTCATCCAGATCCGCACGGAAGAGGCCCCGGACCGGCCACTCGAAGTCACGCCCCGCTTCATCACCGGCTCCCATGGCCTGCGACGCATGCAGGGCAAGGCGGCCGGCACCGCGGGCGGCAGCCGTTTTCTCGTCAATTTCAATACGCTCTGGTTCGACGGGTTCCGCGACCATGCCTTCGCGCGGTCGACCGGCATCAATACGGTCGGAAAACGGATGATCGACGATACCTGGATCATCACGGCAGTAGCCAATTACTACAATGCCCCCTACCAGTACAACCCAAGCTCTCTCGACAAGGCAACGGCCGAGTCGGACCCCGCCAGCGCGAGGGCCTTCGTCCAGCGGCAGGGCGCGTCCAAGGAGGTCAGACAGTTCCAGGGCGGCCTGTCCCTTCGTTACGAGGCGCCCGGGGCCGAGGGGGAGATCACGGTGTTCGGCATGGGACGCACGCTGTTCAACCCCATACCGGGCCGGATCATCGACCTGGACCGTAAGGCCGGTGGAATCCGGGGAGTGTACAGCCGCGAGAGCGGGATCGGAAACGGCGGATTCCGGATGACGGCCGGATTGGATCTGGAGATACAGCGCGACGAACGGCATGAATACGGCAACGGCGGCATACCGGGAGACCTGGTAGGCACGCTGGACGACGCCCGCGTCTTCGACGAAATCTCGCGCGGAGACAAACGGCTGGACCAGGATGAAGGCGTCGATGGCTTCGGCCCCTTCGTGGAAATTGAATGGTCACCCGATCCCGATGTTTCCGTCACCGCCGGCGGGCGGTACGACCGGTTCCGGTACGAGGCGACGGACCGGTTTCTGAGTGACGGGACCGACGATTCGGGAACGCGGAACATGGCACAGTTCAGTCCCCACCTGGGCGTGGCCTTCCGGCCTACTCCGCTCACGGCGGTATACGGCAATTTCTCCACCGCCTTCCAGACTCCGACCACCACGGAACTGAGCAACCAGCCCACGCAGGCGGGCGGTTTCAACCCCGATCTCGAGCCCGAACGAATCCGCGGCTTCGAGGCGGGTATCAAGGGATTCGTGCCCGATGCCGGGTTGGCCTATGACGCGGCCCTCTTCACCTTCGGCATACGCAATATGCTCCTGCCCTTCCAGATCGACAATCCGGAGACGGACGAGGTCTTTTACCGCAACGCGGGCAAAACGCGGAACCGGGGCATCGAACTGAAACTGACCTGGTCTCCCCTGCCCCCGGTCAACCTGGCGTTGGCCTATACGGGCATGCAATTCAGGTTCGACGACTTCGAAGTCGAGCGGGAGGTCGATGGAAGCACCTCGCGCTACCAGTTGTCGGACAACGAAGTGCCCGGCGTGCCGCCCCACCACCTGTTCGCCGGATTCACCTACACCCATCCGGGCAATGGCGCATTCGTGGAGTTGAATGCGCAATGGACGGCGGAGTACTACGCCAACGACTTCAACGGGCCCGCCCCGGGGAACGGAAAGCCCGTATCCGACTTCGTCAACGATGGCTACGGCCTCGTTGATTTGCGCGCGGGAATCACGTACCTTGGAGAGATGGTCGGTGGCGTCCTGTTCGCCGGAGTCAACAACCTGTTCGATACGCGTTACAATGGTTCCATCGTCCCCAACGCCTTCGGGGACCGTTTCTTCGAGCCGGCCGCGGGCCGGACGTGGTACGTGGGACTCGGCCTTCCTATCGGTGCGGGTTCGAGATGA